In a single window of the Bufo bufo chromosome 5, aBufBuf1.1, whole genome shotgun sequence genome:
- the TMEM158 gene encoding transmembrane protein 158: MRVLRLYPPSSLLQGLVALLVICIQPPTLGWNQQGHTEEDVFLLPINSSSKSLANLGFDLQTEENTPVESVQKLKATQTGHTKSLPSSPPSPVSSSSSTWDNGRETLIVSPHQEFHPSQSQQQVSTHCNISVHRLMLTSLLVRWGRQLGFQCDLLLFSTNNHGRAFFSAAYNRAVSPVIIEHLGVSGAQQEFRLCVGCGWSRNRRSGHLRHQHASSAASSTFSFLSSTDPHNSLQGESLNFCCLDFSLEELRGEQGWRMNRKPIESTLVACFMTLVIIVWSVAALIWPVPIIAGFLPNGMEQRRTSSK; encoded by the coding sequence ATGAGGGTGCTGCGCCTGTACCCTCCAAGCAGCCTGCTCCAGGGGCTTGTGGCTTTGCTGGTCATCTGCATCCAGCCTCCAACCCTGGGATGGAACCAACAGGGTCACACTGAAGAGGATGTCTTCTTGCTTCCTATTAACTCCTCGAGCAAATCTCTGGCCAACCTGGGTTTTGACCTGCAAACTGAAGAGAACACCCCTGTTGAGAGTGTACAAAAACTGAAGGCTACCCAGACAGGACATACCAAGAGCctgccttcttctcctccttctcctgtatCTTCTTCCAGCAGCACATGGGATAACGGCAGAGAGACTTTGATTGTGTCTCCTCACCAAGAGTTTCATCCCTCCCAGTCTCAGCAGCAGGTGTCAACTCACTGCAACATCAGTGTGCACCGGCTGATGCTCACCTCCCTTCTAGTTCGCTGGGGTCGCCAGCTGGGCTTCCAGTGTGACCTGTTGCTTTTTTCTACTAATAACCATGGCAGAGCCTTCTTCTCAGCTGCCTACAATCGTGCTGTCTCTCCAGTAATCATTGAGCATCTAGGGGTTTCTGGGGCCCAGCAGGAATTTCGCCTCTGTGTAGGGTGTGGATGGTCAAGAAACAGAAGGAGTGGTCACCTTAGGCATCAACATGCATCTTCAGCTGCATCTTCTACTTTTTCTTTCCTTTCATCCACAGACCCTCATAATTCTTTACAAGGGGAATCCCTGAATTTCTGCTGCCTAGATTTTAGTTTAGAAGAGCTGAGAGGGGAGCAGGGCTGGCGAATGAATCGGAAGCCCATTGAATCCACTTTGGTGGCCTGTTTCATGACTCTTGTTATCATTGTCTGGAGTGTTGCTGCCCTCATCTGGCCAGTGCCTATTATTGCTGGCTTCTTGCCTAATGGTATGGAACAGCGAAGGACAAGCAGCAAATAG